GGCGAGGACGAAGCCCTTGCGGTCAACGAGGAAGGCGTAGCGGGCGCCCGTTTCCCTTAGGGTCTCCTCGAGGACCTCCACGGCCCGCTCGTAGGGGGCGCCGTAAAGGACCAGGGAAGGCTCCACCATAGTATGCTCAGTCTACCATGGAGGCCTGGATCGCGGAGGCGAAGGCGCTCCTTGCCGAGCTCGTGGCCGTGCCCTCGGTGAGCGCCGAGGGGAAGGCCCTTCGGGAAGGGGCGGAAAAGGTGGCCGAGGTGCTGGAGGGCCTGGGGCTTCGCGCCGAGCTTCACGAGGGCTACGGCCCCCCTGTGGTCTTCGCCGAGGAGGGGGAGGGGGAGAGGACCCTCCTCTTCTACAACCACTACGATGTCCAGCCCCCGGACCCCCTGGAGCTTTGGGACACGGACCCCTTCGTCCTCGCCGAGCGGGAAGGGGCCTGGTACGCCCGGGGCGCCCACGACGACAAGGGGGAGCTCGTGGCCCGCGTGCTGGCCCTGAGGCTCTTCCAGGAGAAGCACGGCTTCCTCCCCCGGGTGAAGTTCGTGGTGGAGGGGGAGGAGGAGGTGGGAAGCCCCCACCTCGAGGCCTACGTGGCGGACAAGCGGGACCGCCTGAAGGCCGAGGCCATCCTCTGGGAGGCGGGAGGCGTGGACGCCAAGGGCAGGCCCTACCTCTACGCCGGGCTCAAGGGCATCGTGGCCCTGGAGCTTAGGGTGCGCACCGCGGCCTTTGACCTCCACTCCTCCTACGGGGCGGTGGTGGAAAACCCCATCTACCGCTTGAGCCGGGCCCTGGCCTCCCTTCGGGACGAGGAGGGGCGGGTCTTGATCCCGGGCTTCTACGCCAAGGTGCGCCCCCTCACCCCCTTGGAGATGGAGGTCTTGGCCGAGATCCCGGACGAGTCGGAGGCCCTTCGGGAGGCCTTTGGCGTGAGGGACTTCCTGGGCGGGGCGAGGAACTTGGACTTCAACCAGCGCCTTTACACGGAGCCCTGCGTGAACTTCAACGGCTTCCACGCGGGCTACGGGGGCCCCGGGTCCAAGACCGTCCTCCCCGCGGAGGCCCGGGCCAAGCTGGACTTCCGCCTCGTCCCCGACCAGGACCCGGAGGAGGTGCCGGAGCTCCTTCGGCGTCACCTCGAGGCCCAGGGCTTCCACGACGTGGAGGTGGTGATCCTGGAGAAGGGGGAACGCCCGGCCCGCTCCGACCTCGCTCACCCCTTCGTGGCCCTGGCGCGGCGGGCCCTGGAGGAGGCCTTCGGGGAAAAGGCCGTCCTCTACCCCAACATGGCGGGCTCGGGGCCCATGCACCCCTTCCTCCACCACCTCAAGGCCCCGGCGGTGGGCCTTGGGGTGGGGTACCCGGGAAGCCGGGTGCATAGCCCCAACGAGCACATCCGCATCCGGGACTTTGAACGGGGGGTGCGGGCCCTCCTGCGCCTCCTGGAGCTTTTCTTCCTGGGCCGGTAGGCCTTACCCTCTTGGCGTATGCGCCTCGTCTTTGGCGAAAAGGATACCCCTTACGAGGAGGCGCGGGTCGTCGTCCTGCCCGTGCCCTACGACCTCTCCCTCTCCTTCCTCCCGGGGG
This region of Thermus thermophilus genomic DNA includes:
- a CDS encoding M20/M25/M40 family metallo-hydrolase; the encoded protein is MEAWIAEAKALLAELVAVPSVSAEGKALREGAEKVAEVLEGLGLRAELHEGYGPPVVFAEEGEGERTLLFYNHYDVQPPDPLELWDTDPFVLAEREGAWYARGAHDDKGELVARVLALRLFQEKHGFLPRVKFVVEGEEEVGSPHLEAYVADKRDRLKAEAILWEAGGVDAKGRPYLYAGLKGIVALELRVRTAAFDLHSSYGAVVENPIYRLSRALASLRDEEGRVLIPGFYAKVRPLTPLEMEVLAEIPDESEALREAFGVRDFLGGARNLDFNQRLYTEPCVNFNGFHAGYGGPGSKTVLPAEARAKLDFRLVPDQDPEEVPELLRRHLEAQGFHDVEVVILEKGERPARSDLAHPFVALARRALEEAFGEKAVLYPNMAGSGPMHPFLHHLKAPAVGLGVGYPGSRVHSPNEHIRIRDFERGVRALLRLLELFFLGR